A DNA window from Vibrio cidicii contains the following coding sequences:
- a CDS encoding methyl-accepting chemotaxis protein — translation MNPPKTKRASLSLIQAISVLFLSIILLVFALSISSYNGVQKIGTQFSTLSTQALPLAMNNAKLTQNILEQVKLLNYGASLKDPSELQATRSKIAQLTSETSLYIERVMAITSAFEQVISPQQQQQLQSNVDAIAQITSDILARQAKAIENQQSIDQAISSFRYGLSSIGPEMNRISSFLSVDNPESSDAANRFSAGASSMESTFLMLMMQSDPEKAEGEYREMRNRIAGIRLAYDDFKEWHPDVIEFASLTAPYEMVLAGFKEQGVLAMLMERVQNQQEQQSQITRVTHLSNETIELLNTISATASSLIHQGEQIVSQTISNMSLTLTLSGIIVVGLVISSWLGFRAWVNRGLKNILKRLSELTQHNFTQFAQEVGPREMREVARKLNQVINSTGESLTVVTRNCEALYQTAEISHGAAEYSSQSLNIQNDALSAMVATVTELEASIREIASVTSASYDDAKTATENTQRGVRVVEGSLNRLMLLEQSLNINEEAMHELDLRVKAIREMVDLISGIADNTNLLALNAAIEAARAGDQGRGFAVVADEVRKLASDTSKQTSNISEMMSELITAAEKSRQSVEESRKGMAEALAASSEVKVAFSDIETAVGHIRERVEQITLSTEEQQRATSEVSRAITHVSEQGDQTRQQLESMVESSQHVSDIAGQQQEMLHKYQLAS, via the coding sequence ATGAATCCGCCCAAAACTAAACGTGCTTCTCTCTCTTTGATCCAGGCGATCAGCGTGCTGTTTCTCTCTATCATCCTCCTCGTCTTTGCACTCTCGATATCGAGTTACAACGGTGTGCAAAAAATAGGTACACAGTTTAGCACCTTGTCGACCCAAGCTTTACCACTTGCGATGAATAACGCCAAACTCACGCAGAATATTCTCGAACAGGTGAAGTTGCTCAACTATGGCGCCTCGCTCAAAGACCCCAGTGAATTGCAAGCAACGCGCAGTAAAATCGCACAACTAACGTCAGAAACATCTCTATATATTGAACGCGTGATGGCCATCACCAGCGCTTTTGAACAGGTGATCTCCCCGCAACAACAGCAACAGTTACAAAGTAATGTCGATGCGATTGCCCAGATCACGTCAGACATCTTGGCAAGACAAGCAAAAGCGATCGAAAACCAGCAAAGCATTGACCAAGCGATTAGCAGTTTTCGCTATGGTCTCAGTTCTATTGGTCCAGAAATGAATCGTATCAGCTCATTTTTGAGTGTCGATAATCCAGAGTCAAGCGATGCAGCAAACCGCTTTAGCGCTGGGGCAAGCTCGATGGAAAGCACGTTTCTCATGCTAATGATGCAAAGCGATCCTGAAAAGGCGGAGGGCGAGTATCGTGAAATGCGTAACCGTATCGCTGGGATCCGCCTCGCTTATGATGATTTTAAAGAGTGGCACCCAGACGTCATCGAATTTGCTAGCTTGACCGCGCCTTATGAGATGGTGTTGGCCGGTTTTAAAGAACAAGGCGTATTAGCGATGTTGATGGAGAGAGTACAAAATCAGCAAGAGCAACAAAGCCAGATCACTCGTGTGACACATCTATCCAATGAAACTATCGAACTACTGAACACGATCTCTGCCACTGCCTCGTCACTGATCCACCAAGGCGAGCAGATTGTAAGTCAAACCATCAGTAATATGAGCCTTACCTTGACGCTCAGTGGGATCATCGTCGTCGGATTGGTGATCAGCTCATGGCTTGGGTTTCGTGCTTGGGTCAATCGTGGCTTGAAGAATATCCTGAAGCGCCTTTCTGAACTCACACAACATAATTTTACCCAATTTGCTCAAGAGGTTGGCCCGAGGGAAATGCGTGAAGTCGCAAGAAAACTCAACCAAGTCATCAATTCCACCGGTGAATCACTGACGGTCGTTACTCGAAACTGTGAAGCACTCTATCAGACCGCAGAAATCAGCCACGGTGCGGCGGAGTATTCTAGTCAAAGTTTGAACATACAAAATGATGCTTTATCGGCGATGGTGGCGACGGTCACTGAACTGGAAGCCTCAATCAGAGAGATAGCGTCTGTTACCAGCGCCTCTTACGATGATGCCAAAACAGCGACAGAAAATACGCAACGTGGAGTTAGAGTGGTCGAAGGAAGTCTCAATCGCTTGATGCTGCTGGAACAATCCCTGAACATCAACGAAGAAGCGATGCACGAGCTGGATTTACGCGTTAAGGCGATTCGTGAAATGGTCGACCTGATCAGCGGCATCGCTGATAACACCAACTTGTTGGCGTTGAACGCGGCAATTGAAGCTGCCCGTGCGGGTGATCAAGGACGCGGATTTGCGGTCGTCGCCGATGAAGTGCGTAAACTAGCCAGCGATACCTCTAAACAAACGTCAAACATTAGCGAAATGATGAGTGAGTTGATAACGGCGGCTGAAAAAAGCCGTCAATCCGTCGAAGAGTCGCGTAAGGGAATGGCAGAGGCGCTCGCCGCGAGCAGTGAAGTGAAAGTCGCCTTCAGCGATATTGAGACCGCCGTTGGGCATATTCGCGAGCGTGTCGAACAAATTACTTTGTCGACAGAAGAGCAACAACGTGCGACGTCAGAAGTCTCTCGCGCCATTACCCATGTTTCAGAGCAGGGCGATCAAACTAGGCAACAGCTGGAGTCGATGGTAGAAAGCTCGCAACACGTTTCCGATATTGCGGGTCAGCAACAAGAGATGCTGCATAAGTATCAGTTGGCGAGCTAG
- a CDS encoding NlpC/P60 family protein, giving the protein MKQFNYLILLMILLVGGCSQTKVANREVDNMNLSDHVLANNPQLQSFYLEWYGTPYQFGGSDKDGVDCSAFVQHAFSQAYQFTLPRTTREQFDASRKIEWQQKQQGDLLFFKTSKSDYHVGIYLGGLQFMHALTTKGVIISRLDNPYWADKFWQVRRVTL; this is encoded by the coding sequence ATGAAACAATTTAATTATTTAATTTTGCTAATGATTTTGCTTGTTGGTGGATGTAGCCAGACGAAGGTGGCTAACAGAGAAGTCGATAACATGAATCTTTCTGATCACGTTTTAGCCAACAACCCTCAGCTACAGTCATTTTATCTCGAATGGTATGGCACACCATATCAGTTTGGTGGGAGTGATAAAGATGGCGTCGATTGTTCGGCTTTTGTTCAGCATGCCTTCAGCCAAGCCTACCAATTTACTCTACCCAGAACCACGAGAGAGCAGTTTGATGCGAGCCGAAAGATTGAATGGCAGCAGAAGCAACAGGGAGACTTGCTGTTCTTTAAAACCAGTAAATCGGACTATCATGTAGGAATATATTTAGGCGGGTTGCAGTTTATGCATGCATTAACAACGAAGGGAGTAATCATTTCACGGCTTGATAACCCTTACTGGGCAGATAAATTTTGGCAGGTCAGAAGAGTTACTCTCTAA
- a CDS encoding DUF3802 family protein produces the protein MVVETDGYLALIEHLALNLDVFASDVGDTGTETIEDVITDMIASNIMALFEQNPELHSSIRFKLLKEADMVADDLGEVLAGVWHKKATNEQINFLDEYIALVKNLFDSAVAKYD, from the coding sequence GTGGTTGTTGAAACCGATGGATACTTAGCTCTCATAGAGCACCTTGCCTTGAATCTTGATGTATTCGCGTCTGACGTTGGCGATACAGGCACAGAAACCATAGAAGATGTGATCACAGACATGATTGCATCCAACATCATGGCTCTTTTTGAACAAAACCCAGAACTGCATTCCAGCATCCGTTTCAAATTGCTGAAAGAGGCAGATATGGTCGCAGACGATTTGGGTGAAGTGCTGGCGGGCGTTTGGCATAAGAAAGCGACAAACGAACAGATCAATTTTCTTGATGAGTACATTGCACTAGTAAAAAACCTATTTGACAGTGCTGTGGCTAAGTACGATTGA
- a CDS encoding diguanylate cyclase, translating into MTSDLTLDIADFHWVTQILDTMDSGLVVIDRSFQVCVWNSFMQSYSGVMSQHILGKSLFECFNELPRVWLETKVNTAAELATRSFSSWENRPYLFKFHNFSPVSHGSTYMYQDIVITPLRSLCGQVTHIAIQINDVSEIARNKIHLKETNQHLSEMSRRDGLTGLYNRAYWEQSMKEEFNRMQFLDTHSSLVIFDIDHFKRVNDTYGHHAGDEVIRKTSNMLKKTARNSDLCGRYGGEEFTVLLPNTSADQARYFAERLRKRIEQEIVRVEDFVINYTISLGVCEFNPAFSGYIEWLKCADKALYLAKESGRNQTCVYEE; encoded by the coding sequence ATGACTTCGGACTTAACGCTCGATATTGCCGATTTTCACTGGGTAACCCAAATTCTCGATACCATGGACTCAGGCTTGGTCGTTATCGATCGCTCATTTCAAGTGTGTGTCTGGAACAGCTTCATGCAGTCCTACAGCGGTGTCATGTCACAGCACATTTTAGGTAAAAGCCTCTTTGAGTGTTTCAATGAGTTGCCACGCGTCTGGTTGGAGACCAAGGTAAATACCGCCGCTGAACTGGCGACGCGCTCTTTTTCTAGTTGGGAAAATCGTCCTTATCTATTTAAGTTTCATAACTTTTCTCCAGTCTCACATGGCAGCACCTATATGTATCAAGACATCGTTATCACGCCATTGCGTTCTCTGTGTGGTCAGGTGACACACATAGCGATTCAGATTAATGATGTATCCGAAATCGCTCGTAATAAGATTCACCTTAAAGAGACCAATCAGCATCTGTCTGAAATGAGTCGCCGTGATGGGTTGACAGGGCTGTATAATCGGGCGTATTGGGAACAGTCGATGAAAGAAGAATTTAATCGAATGCAGTTTCTCGATACACATAGCTCTCTAGTTATTTTCGATATCGACCATTTTAAACGCGTCAATGATACCTATGGCCATCACGCAGGCGATGAAGTGATTCGTAAAACGTCTAATATGCTGAAAAAAACCGCTCGCAACAGTGATTTGTGTGGGCGCTACGGCGGTGAGGAGTTTACGGTTTTATTGCCAAACACCAGTGCCGATCAAGCGCGTTATTTCGCTGAACGCCTACGTAAACGAATCGAGCAAGAAATCGTCCGAGTAGAAGATTTCGTGATCAACTACACAATCAGCTTGGGTGTGTGCGAATTTAACCCCGCGTTTTCCGGTTATATAGAATGGTTGAAATGTGCAGATAAGGCGCTTTATCTGGCAAAAGAGAGCGGTCGCAACCAAACTTGTGTTTACGAAGAGTGA
- a CDS encoding response regulator — MKILICDDSAVARKSISRSIVCDSSVHLLEAQDGYEALQIMMEQNIDVLFLDLTMPVMDGFELLASLPVSQYKTRVVVVSGDVQREAKQRCLNMGAMAFVEKPFSDEEAEPLFLQLGLRYTNPHVKPVLKAEALTTPLLKFKEIANIALGKGAAIMADHLNEFIQLPVPSVGPLTSGELYMTMVDVVKREGSVAVSQRFVGGGIHGEALVCLRGSDIDQIGEKLGYHKDFTTHNEVILNIANLLVSSFLTSLGGHLDKSFSLRQPAIIDTVIPDVDCGQESDELFTIEYTYFAESMDFECEVLFLIDSPSVAIIYDIMETL; from the coding sequence ATGAAAATTCTCATTTGCGATGATTCGGCGGTTGCAAGGAAGTCAATTAGTCGATCAATTGTATGCGATAGTTCTGTGCATCTTCTCGAAGCGCAAGATGGCTATGAAGCACTGCAGATCATGATGGAACAAAATATCGATGTACTATTTTTGGACCTCACCATGCCAGTGATGGACGGTTTTGAGCTGTTAGCCAGTTTGCCCGTCAGTCAGTACAAAACGCGCGTGGTGGTGGTCTCTGGGGATGTGCAAAGGGAAGCGAAACAACGCTGTTTGAACATGGGCGCGATGGCCTTTGTTGAAAAGCCCTTCAGCGATGAAGAAGCTGAACCGCTGTTTCTGCAACTCGGGCTACGCTATACCAACCCTCATGTTAAACCTGTTCTTAAAGCTGAAGCGCTCACCACACCACTTTTAAAATTTAAAGAGATCGCCAATATAGCCCTAGGTAAAGGCGCGGCGATTATGGCTGACCATCTCAACGAATTTATTCAACTACCTGTACCTAGTGTTGGACCTCTGACTAGTGGTGAACTGTATATGACCATGGTAGACGTAGTGAAAAGAGAGGGCTCTGTCGCGGTCTCACAGCGTTTTGTTGGTGGCGGGATTCATGGTGAAGCTTTAGTTTGCCTTCGTGGCAGTGATATTGATCAAATCGGTGAGAAGCTCGGTTACCACAAAGACTTTACTACCCATAACGAGGTGATTCTCAACATTGCCAACTTACTGGTCTCTTCTTTTTTAACTTCGCTTGGTGGACATCTCGACAAATCTTTCTCATTGCGTCAGCCTGCCATCATTGATACGGTGATTCCGGATGTCGATTGCGGACAAGAATCAGATGAACTCTTTACCATCGAATATACCTATTTTGCCGAAAGCATGGATTTCGAATGTGAGGTTCTATTTCTCATTGATAGCCCTTCGGTTGCCATCATCTACGACATTATGGAGACATTATGA
- a CDS encoding fructosamine kinase family protein: MWQAISEQLSDTLMFSYEIVEKIPLAGGDISDCFMISDGEQRYFVKVNEREFLQKFEGEAENLRQLRETCTIHLPELILTGVSKSNAFIILNYLPTKPLEDAQSSYQLGQQLARLHLWGEQKEYGFDQDNFIGAVLQPNAWHKKWHTFFAEQRIGWQLQLLREKGINFGVLDEIVEVVKRQLISHNPRPSLLHGDLWNGNVALSACGPICFDPASYWGDRECDIAMTELFGGFQPEFYQGYESLAPLPFGYAQRREIYNLYHLLNHCNQFGGHYLEQAQKAVDNVLSY; the protein is encoded by the coding sequence ATGTGGCAAGCGATTTCAGAGCAACTTTCAGACACTTTGATGTTCTCTTACGAGATTGTAGAAAAGATCCCGCTTGCAGGCGGTGATATCAGTGACTGCTTTATGATTAGCGATGGTGAACAACGTTATTTCGTCAAAGTCAACGAACGAGAGTTCCTACAAAAGTTTGAAGGAGAAGCCGAAAATCTTCGTCAGCTACGAGAAACCTGCACCATCCATTTGCCTGAGTTAATTTTGACTGGTGTCTCTAAATCGAATGCTTTTATTATTCTCAACTATCTCCCGACGAAACCACTTGAAGACGCGCAGAGCAGCTATCAATTGGGTCAACAGCTCGCGAGGTTGCATTTGTGGGGAGAGCAAAAAGAGTATGGTTTTGACCAAGACAACTTCATTGGCGCAGTGCTACAACCCAATGCTTGGCATAAAAAATGGCACACTTTTTTTGCGGAACAACGCATCGGTTGGCAATTACAACTCTTACGTGAAAAAGGCATCAACTTTGGTGTGCTCGATGAGATTGTCGAAGTCGTCAAACGTCAGCTTATTAGCCACAACCCTCGCCCTTCCCTATTGCATGGCGATTTATGGAATGGAAACGTCGCGCTATCTGCCTGTGGCCCAATCTGTTTTGATCCGGCGAGCTACTGGGGTGATCGTGAATGCGATATTGCCATGACGGAGCTATTTGGCGGTTTTCAGCCTGAGTTTTACCAAGGCTATGAGAGCTTAGCGCCACTCCCATTTGGTTACGCGCAGCGCCGAGAAATTTATAACCTTTACCATCTCCTCAATCATTGCAATCAGTTTGGCGGTCATTATCTAGAACAAGCACAGAAGGCAGTTGACAATGTTCTCTCTTACTGA
- a CDS encoding CPXCG motif-containing cysteine-rich protein encodes MRNYTEKHIKCPHCGHLIGITLDASNGSQDFYDDCPACCHAIHLNMMVDEMQDTIQLTIDADDEQVF; translated from the coding sequence ATGCGTAACTACACTGAAAAACACATCAAATGCCCTCATTGTGGGCATCTTATCGGTATTACATTAGATGCGAGCAACGGCAGTCAGGACTTTTATGATGACTGTCCGGCCTGTTGCCACGCAATCCACCTCAATATGATGGTTGACGAAATGCAAGACACCATTCAATTAACGATAGATGCCGACGACGAGCAGGTTTTCTGA
- a CDS encoding riboflavin synthase produces MFTGIVQGMAEVVIIEKKEQFQTHTLRLCNEMLEGLNIGASVAHNGCCLTVTRIDGELVSFDLMQQTLRLTNLGDLQPGDEVNIERAAKFGDEIGGHSMSGHISNTALIEEVIDSPNNRTVWFSLPVKQMKYVLEKGFIGVDGCSLTIGEVVENRFSVHLIPETLNRTLFGVRKVGERVNIEFDPQTQAIVDTTERVLAAKGLV; encoded by the coding sequence ATGTTTACAGGCATTGTTCAGGGAATGGCCGAAGTGGTCATCATCGAAAAGAAAGAACAATTTCAGACTCATACACTCCGTCTATGTAATGAGATGCTAGAAGGGTTAAACATCGGTGCGTCAGTGGCCCACAATGGCTGTTGCTTAACCGTGACTCGCATTGACGGTGAACTGGTCAGTTTTGACCTGATGCAGCAAACCCTACGACTGACCAATTTAGGTGACTTACAACCAGGCGACGAAGTGAATATTGAGCGAGCCGCGAAATTTGGTGATGAGATTGGTGGACACAGCATGTCAGGCCATATCAGCAATACCGCTTTAATCGAAGAAGTGATAGATAGCCCCAACAACCGCACCGTTTGGTTTAGCTTGCCAGTAAAGCAGATGAAATACGTGCTCGAAAAAGGTTTTATTGGTGTGGATGGTTGCTCATTAACTATCGGTGAAGTGGTGGAAAATCGCTTTTCCGTGCATCTCATTCCGGAGACATTAAATCGAACTCTGTTTGGCGTAAGAAAGGTTGGAGAGCGAGTGAATATCGAATTTGACCCGCAAACCCAAGCCATTGTGGATACCACAGAACGTGTATTGGCGGCAAAAGGCTTGGTTTAA
- a CDS encoding MATE family efflux transporter yields the protein MQDYKKEASSLVRLATPVLIASVAQTGMGFVDTVMAGGVSAIDMAAVSVASSIWFPSILFGIGLLMALVPVVAQLNGAGKRDNVPYEIQQGAVMALLISVPIIAVLFQTERIVSLMDVEAALATKTVGYIHAVIFAVPAFLLFQTLRSLTDGLSLTKPAMVIGFFGLLLNIPLNWMFVYGKLGAPALGGVGCGVATAIVYWIMFFMLLLYVTTSQRLKQVKLFHVWYRPNLSAQIKLFKLGFPVAAALFFEVTLFAVVALMVAPLGSVVVAAHQVAINFSSLLFMLPMSIGAATSIRVGHKLGEASTEGARVASHVGLMVGLLTAVLTATATVLLREPIALLYTDNQAVIHLAMQLLLFSAIYQCTDAIQVIAAGALRGYKDMKAIFNRTFVAYWLLGLPTGYVLGITDWIVEPMGAQGFWIGFIVGLSAAALMLGLRLHWLHKQSDDIQLQLVGK from the coding sequence GTGCAAGATTACAAAAAAGAAGCATCCAGCCTCGTCAGGCTAGCGACACCAGTATTAATCGCTTCCGTTGCACAAACCGGTATGGGTTTTGTCGATACCGTGATGGCCGGCGGCGTGAGTGCCATTGATATGGCAGCCGTTTCCGTTGCCTCAAGCATTTGGTTTCCTTCAATTCTGTTTGGCATTGGCCTGTTGATGGCCTTGGTTCCAGTTGTTGCTCAGCTCAATGGTGCCGGTAAACGTGACAACGTGCCATATGAAATCCAGCAAGGCGCTGTGATGGCACTGCTTATCAGTGTGCCTATCATCGCTGTGCTTTTCCAGACGGAACGAATTGTAAGCCTGATGGATGTTGAAGCCGCATTAGCCACCAAAACAGTAGGCTATATCCACGCGGTCATCTTTGCTGTACCTGCTTTTCTGCTGTTTCAAACACTGCGTAGCTTAACCGATGGACTCTCTTTAACTAAGCCCGCGATGGTCATCGGCTTTTTCGGTTTGTTGCTCAATATTCCGCTCAACTGGATGTTTGTCTACGGCAAGCTTGGTGCGCCCGCACTTGGTGGTGTTGGCTGTGGTGTGGCAACGGCGATTGTCTACTGGATCATGTTCTTCATGTTGCTGCTTTATGTGACGACGTCACAAAGGCTAAAGCAGGTGAAGCTATTCCATGTTTGGTATCGCCCTAATCTGAGCGCTCAAATCAAACTCTTTAAACTTGGTTTCCCTGTCGCGGCCGCACTATTTTTTGAAGTCACTCTTTTTGCCGTTGTTGCTTTGATGGTGGCCCCGCTCGGCTCTGTGGTGGTTGCAGCTCACCAAGTAGCAATCAACTTTTCGTCCCTGCTGTTTATGCTACCAATGAGTATTGGCGCAGCGACCAGCATTCGAGTTGGTCATAAACTTGGCGAAGCCAGCACTGAAGGCGCAAGAGTGGCTTCCCATGTAGGACTGATGGTTGGACTGTTGACCGCGGTACTCACTGCGACAGCAACCGTGCTACTGCGTGAGCCGATTGCGTTGCTCTATACCGATAACCAAGCGGTGATCCATCTCGCGATGCAACTACTGCTCTTTTCGGCCATCTATCAATGCACAGATGCGATTCAAGTTATTGCAGCAGGTGCGCTTCGTGGTTACAAAGATATGAAGGCCATCTTTAATCGTACGTTTGTTGCGTATTGGCTGCTGGGTTTACCAACGGGTTATGTGCTTGGCATCACCGATTGGATTGTTGAACCAATGGGGGCTCAGGGTTTTTGGATTGGTTTCATCGTCGGCCTCTCAGCGGCCGCGTTAATGTTAGGATTACGTCTGCATTGGTTGCACAAGCAAAGTGACGACATACAGCTGCAACTGGTAGGAAAATAG
- a CDS encoding DUF3080 family protein, translating to MLRRVCLLLFPLFSLTACIDNGGIEDRFVTYAGRLANVLEVDAPTPPTSFAITLEDKRQLYSELPRLSLGLLDSYELRDCGLFQIVAEKNSSLGKVWDQFQDFDYQLRLSDTLSRCLMSDSLSARLRAQLDDLAKIKQDHLSVHLRNLILTSDAMRKQLSGHQWLVEGQQSQWSEINSALSIFAQIGAAITADEPVTLLVYPYQEALERSPLIGALYYSLQRSTRWLNLTTDMLSKHISSIHCGPNRDQTRFNYLRNVFHEYYIKSIQAYNAELDAAYYQLNNHLPIIIAAFEEQNSAYRLQEAHQEFRQANLEHIQFWQQLFQRCQNPVQ from the coding sequence ATGTTGCGGCGTGTTTGCTTACTCTTATTTCCCCTCTTTTCGCTGACTGCCTGCATCGACAATGGAGGTATTGAAGATCGCTTTGTCACCTATGCAGGACGTCTGGCCAACGTTTTAGAGGTAGATGCGCCAACACCTCCCACCTCCTTTGCCATCACACTCGAGGATAAAAGACAGCTATATAGTGAACTGCCTCGCTTATCTCTCGGTTTACTGGATAGCTATGAATTACGTGATTGTGGCCTTTTTCAGATCGTTGCTGAAAAGAACTCCTCGCTTGGAAAAGTTTGGGATCAGTTCCAAGATTTCGACTATCAACTACGTTTAAGTGATACCCTAAGTCGATGCCTAATGTCTGACTCGCTCTCGGCTCGCTTGAGGGCACAATTGGACGATCTTGCCAAGATCAAACAGGATCACTTGTCCGTCCATTTGCGAAACTTAATTTTGACCAGTGATGCAATGAGAAAACAACTGAGTGGCCATCAGTGGTTGGTAGAGGGACAACAAAGTCAGTGGAGTGAGATTAATAGCGCCTTGTCTATTTTTGCGCAAATAGGCGCTGCAATTACGGCGGATGAACCGGTTACTCTGTTGGTCTACCCATACCAAGAAGCATTAGAGAGATCGCCGCTGATTGGCGCTTTGTACTACTCGCTGCAACGCTCAACACGTTGGCTGAATCTCACCACCGATATGCTATCGAAGCATATTTCTTCAATTCACTGCGGTCCTAACCGGGATCAGACTCGTTTTAACTACCTGCGCAACGTTTTTCATGAATACTACATAAAGTCGATTCAAGCATATAATGCCGAACTTGACGCAGCTTACTATCAATTGAATAACCATTTGCCCATCATCATTGCGGCATTTGAAGAGCAAAACTCGGCATATCGGCTCCAAGAAGCTCATCAAGAATTTCGCCAGGCCAATCTAGAACACATTCAGTTTTGGCAGCAACTCTTTCAGCGCTGCCAAAACCCTGTTCAGTAG
- a CDS encoding DNA ligase has protein sequence MRLTILASCLLATFATHAEGVSPPPETKIVLAENYQGGINIDEYWYSEKLDGIRAYWTGEQLQTRSGKKIHAPAWFVQALPNYPLDGELWAGRGHFHLVQQTVLDTTPVDQAWQQIRFMLFDSPHTAGDYRKRYHHITDLVRTMGVQHIQYVEHMPIQSEQALFVHLDELDQQQGEGIMLRKISSRYQAGRSSDLLKLKRYQDDDAVVIGYKPGSGRLMGKMGAILVRLGDGTEFYIGSGFTDVQRETPPAIGSTITFRYNGLTQNGIPKFARYLRQRVTQ, from the coding sequence ATGCGTCTTACCATCTTAGCTTCTTGCCTGTTGGCTACTTTCGCTACCCATGCTGAAGGTGTTTCACCACCTCCAGAGACAAAGATTGTGCTAGCCGAAAACTACCAAGGCGGAATTAACATCGATGAGTACTGGTACAGCGAAAAACTGGATGGCATTCGTGCCTATTGGACAGGGGAGCAGCTCCAAACCCGCAGTGGCAAAAAAATTCACGCACCTGCCTGGTTTGTGCAGGCGTTGCCCAACTATCCGTTAGATGGTGAGCTTTGGGCTGGGCGAGGTCACTTTCATCTTGTGCAGCAAACTGTGTTAGATACCACCCCGGTCGACCAAGCATGGCAGCAAATTCGCTTTATGCTTTTTGATTCTCCGCATACAGCAGGTGATTACCGCAAGCGTTACCATCACATTACTGATTTGGTTCGAACAATGGGTGTCCAACATATCCAATACGTTGAACATATGCCGATACAAAGTGAACAAGCGCTGTTTGTACACTTAGATGAACTAGATCAGCAGCAAGGTGAGGGAATAATGCTGCGTAAAATTAGCAGTCGCTATCAAGCAGGTCGCAGCTCTGATTTACTCAAACTCAAGCGTTATCAAGACGATGACGCGGTGGTGATTGGCTATAAACCCGGCAGTGGGCGCCTTATGGGTAAAATGGGCGCTATTTTGGTTAGACTGGGGGATGGGACGGAATTTTATATTGGTAGTGGGTTTACCGATGTGCAACGCGAAACGCCACCAGCGATCGGCAGTACGATTACATTTCGTTATAACGGTCTAACTCAAAATGGCATTCCTAAGTTTGCTCGTTACTTGCGCCAGCGCGTTACTCAATAG
- a CDS encoding glycerophosphoryl diester phosphodiesterase, with protein MPPMIVGHRGVAGSYPENTRASVQAAIDLGLSWVEIDVQPTKDGVLVVCHDHTIDRCSNGKGRVDEHTLEELQDLDFGGWFDPKFNDEPIMTLESLLKMAAEYDLGLNIEVKVDRHELSGIVRNLKELLDDSPLTTDKILLSSFSHEVILQLHKHCPGYRLAVLSERLSQRDRQVLKEVNAFSCNLNYRWITEKHILDLRRGGYQIWCFTLNQPDKFRYFDKVDAIFSDFPERFTS; from the coding sequence ATGCCTCCAATGATTGTCGGCCACCGTGGTGTGGCAGGTTCTTATCCAGAAAATACGCGGGCAAGTGTGCAAGCCGCGATTGATCTTGGTCTCAGTTGGGTTGAAATTGACGTTCAGCCAACCAAAGATGGTGTGTTGGTGGTTTGCCACGACCACACCATCGACCGTTGTAGCAACGGCAAAGGCCGCGTCGATGAGCACACGCTGGAAGAATTACAAGATTTAGACTTTGGCGGTTGGTTTGACCCCAAGTTCAATGATGAACCGATCATGACATTGGAATCGCTGCTAAAAATGGCGGCTGAGTATGATTTGGGCTTAAACATTGAAGTGAAAGTCGATCGCCACGAATTGAGTGGTATCGTACGCAACCTTAAAGAGTTGCTTGATGATAGCCCACTTACTACCGACAAAATCTTGCTGTCTAGCTTTAGCCACGAGGTGATTTTGCAGTTACATAAACACTGCCCGGGTTACCGATTGGCCGTGCTAAGTGAACGTCTGTCGCAGCGCGACAGACAAGTGCTGAAAGAAGTCAACGCGTTCAGTTGCAACTTAAACTATCGCTGGATTACAGAAAAACACATTCTCGACTTGCGCCGTGGCGGATATCAGATCTGGTGTTTTACCCTCAACCAGCCAGATAAGTTTCGTTATTTTGACAAAGTCGATGCGATCTTCTCTGATTTCCCTGAACGCTTTACCTCTTAA